The following nucleotide sequence is from Campylobacter coli 76339.
GTGATAGTTGTTTGCTTCGTTTAAGAGGTTTTGAAAGAGCAGGATTTAAAGATAAAATCAAATACAAACTAAAGTCCTAGAATCACTAGGACTTCAAATTTATTTTAAAGTATAAAGCTTATTTGCTCCATCTTGATAAGAAAGGATGTGAATTTTTCTGTCTTTAAAGAAAATACTTCTTGCATTTGTGATAGAGCTTGGAAAAGCTATGGTTTTTACCACTTCTTCTTTGGCTGGATCGATTATGGCAATTACATTATGATTTTTACTGAGTGCATAAATTTCATCATCTTTAAAGGTCATAGAAGTGATATAAAGATCACCCAAAGTTTTACCCTCTTTAAGTTCTGCTTTTGGAGTAAATTCTGCTGAAAGAACAAGATCTTTTAAAGAAATTTTAGAAATCACAAAGGTTTTAGAATCTTTGTTGTTAGGCACGGTTGCAAGATAAAGATAATGATCATCCGTTGTCATACTTGCTACATGGTTGAATTTTGCTCTAACAGTATCAAGTCTTCCACGACCCAAATCTTTTCCTTGACCTTCAAATCGGTCATTTCCTTTAACAAAATCTGCATATTGTAAAGCTTCATCTGCATTTGGATTTTTTGCAAATCTTAGGAAAGATTTATTAGATCCCATGAGAAGAAATTTATTTTCTTTATAAGGAATGATCCCTATGATAGGATCGATAGTAGCTGAAAAATAAGGATCAAGTTCAAAACCTTCTTTTGTGCTAAAATTGTTATCTAAAAACGCTACATCCCATTTAGAACTTGCTACAAATTCATCATTGATATAATCAAGAGTATTGATCGCTTTGTCAAAATTTATGGTTTGTTCATTGATAATTTTAAGCTCATCGTCAATTTCTACAAATGGAGAATTATTTGTATCATTATCAAATTTTATACCCAATTTTTCACTTGCAGGCGCAAAAGCGTAATCAGGAGCTTTCACATCGCGTTTTCCTAGGAAAGAAATGTTTTGCCATAAATCATTCCAACCCTCTGTGCTCCAAATGATATATTTTGGATTAAGACTAAATCTTACCGGATCACCTTGCCCTACATAAGGAGGAATTCCTGTGCTTACAAAAGCTTGAAAAACATTTGATGCAACGATAAGGGTGCTGATTAAAACTGCTGCGAAGCTAAATTTAGTAAATTTTCTAAATTTTTCACCGTTTAATTCTTTGTCAAAAGATCCAAATTTAGGAGCAAAAGCAAACATCACGCCCAAAAGCAAGACTACAGCCCAAAAGACTACTTCAGCCCAAAAATAAGTATGGATACCAAAAACTGCCAAACCAAAACCTTGATCTAAATCTCTATGGGCATGATTGCCATAATGCGCAAAAGACTGATAAAGACCTACTGCAGTCATGATTAAAAGAGCGGCAAGGTATTTGCCTTTCATGCCATAACGCACGATAAAAAGTGCTATAACTCCGATAAAAATCATCGCTTCTCTTTGTCCCCAGCAAAGAGTGCATGGGCTATCACCCAACATATAACCAAATACAAAATTTGCAATCCCTACAGGCAAAAGAATAATCAAAAAGCCTGCTAAACACATAAGAGTGTAGAAATTTTTTGTTTTATTTATTTCGTTCATTCTCTAGCCTTTCTTTACAGATTCATTATCGTTAAAAGCGCACCTGTTTTGTGGCCGACATAGAAAAAAACCATTAAAAGCCAAGCTACTATCACTAAGCCAAAAGCCAAATTTTCTTTTTCTGGTTTTTTGATGATTAGTATTAAGGCGATTAAAACTAATAAAAGCTCTAAGAACTCCATAATTTCTCCTTTTGATTGAACTTATTAAAATTGTTTTTAATAAGGGTTTATGATATTGTATTACAAATTTCTCCTAAATTTTCTATTACACAGCGTACTTCATCACCTTTTTTAAGAAAAACGGGTGGATTTAAGCCCATCCCTACACCGCTTGGGGTTCCCATTGATATGATGGTGCCGGCTTTTAAGAGCATTCCTGAGCTAAGTTCTTCTAAGACATATCCGATGTCAAAAATAAAAAATTTTGTATTGGAGTTTTGTCGTAATTCTTTATTGACATAACTTTGCAAATGAAGTTCAGGTGGATAAGCAATCTCATCAACACTTGTGATATAAGGCCCCATGATAGTACTTCCCTCAAGGCTTTTTGCACGGTAAAATTGCTTGTGGCGTTTTTGGAGATCTCGTGCTGAAATTTCATTGATAATGGTATAACCAAAAATATAGTCTTTCGCATCTTCAGCTTTGATTTTATAAGCATCCTTACTTAAAACAAAAGCAAGTTCGCATTCATAGTCTAGTTGAGAAGTGACATCAGCATGTAAAGATATGCTGCCAAAAGGAGCTGTGGCTTGATTGCAGCGTTTTCCAAAATACACAGGATATTCTCTTTCTTCGAATTTTTCACCTTTAAATTTCGCAGACTCTTTGGCATGATCTAAAAAATTAATCCCAAGACATATGATATCTTGACGCGGCTCTATGATAGGAGCTAGATAATCTTCTTTTGGAATTTCATAAGCTGTTTTAGAGTCTAAATCTTTAAGCTTGTGTTTTAATTCCTCAAAATTTATAATTAGCTCATTCATATCGCGAACATTGATATCAAGATCGGATAATTTTACAACTTTTCCATCGGAGTTAAGTACTCCTAGAGTGGCTTTTTGATCGAGTTTAAAATTAACAAATTTCATTTGCAAAATCCTAGTATTTTTATTTTGAATTATACTCAATTTTAACAAAAATTAAATTTGTATTTTAAAACACTGCTAAAATTTTTTCTATGCCCTTTTTTGAAAAAATATCAAAATTTTCTCCGTTATAGTTAAATTTTAAACGATAAGAGTGTAAACACAAGCGTTTGGCACCACTTAACTTTATGCGTTCTTCTATGTCCATTTTTTCATCTAAAATTTTTTCTATATCTTTTTTTTCAAGGCCATAGAGTGGATCGCCTAGGATTTTGTGATTTTTATAAAATAAATGTACTCTGATTTGATGTTGTCTGCCTGTGAGTGGTTTGCAAAGCAAAAGCGTAGCGTTGATTTTAGGGTAAAAGCTCAAAACTTCAAATTCTGTGATCGCTTTTTTTCCATTCTCGCAAATTTGCATTCTAGTTTTAACATCATCATAATCCTTTGTCAAATCCATCGCTTGATCGACTGTGAAATTTGCTTTGATTTCCCCGCTTGCAAGGGCAAGATATTCTTTTTGAATTTGTTTTTTTTCAAACAGGCCTTTAAGCTCAATTTGTGCTTTTTTGTGTTTGGCTACGAGTATAAGTCCGCTTGTTTCTTTATCAAGTCTATGAGCTACACATGCTTCTTTACCCCAAAGATGCCAAATTTCATCACTTAGACTGTATTTACAGTGTCTGCCATTAGGATGGCTTAAAATTCCACTTTCTTTTTCAAGTACTGCAAAATCTTCATTTTCAAAAACGATTTCCACTCCTTTGGGATTATTTTCATAGACTATTAATTCTACATTGCCTTGCAAGATTTTATTCTTTTCTTCTACTAAAATTCCATTGCAAAAAAGCCTTTTTTTATCTATGAGTTTTTGGGCTTCATTTATATTGATTTTCAAATTCTCCATAAGGACTTGAAACGCCTTTTTTCCATTGTTTGACAGTTTTATTTTTGTATAAGGCACTTTAACTTCTTTCTTAGAATTATTTGGATAAAATCCTAATTCTTTTTTTAAAAATTATAGCTAAAAAGGTTTCAAAGATGGTTGAAAGATATAGCAGAGAAATCATGGCCAAAAAATGGGATATGCAAGCAAAATATGACGCATGGCTAAAAGTAGAGCTAGCTGCGGTAAAAGCTTGGAATAAACTAGGCCTTATAAATGATACAGATTGTGAAAAAATTCTTAAAAATGCTAAATTTGATATAGCTAGAATTGATGAGATAGAAAAAACCACCAAGCATGATGTGATCGCTTTTCTTACAAGTGTAAGTGAAAGTTTAGGAGAAGAGAGTCGTTTTGTACATTATGCGATGACAAGTTCTGATTGTATCGACACAGCTGTAGCTTTACAGATAAAAGAAAGCTTGGATTTGATTTTAGAAGATGTTTCTTTGCTTTTAGAAGTGATTAAAAAACGCGCTTTGGAACATAAAAATACTTTAATGGTAGGTAGAAGCCATGGAATTCATGGAGAGCCTATCACTTTTGGTCTGGTACTTGCGATTTGGTATGATGAAATTTTGCATGCAAAAGAGCTTTTAGAGCATGCAAGAGAAGTGATAAGTTATGGAAAAATTAGTGGCGCAATGGGAAATTTTGCTCATGCTCCTTTAGAATTTGAAGAAGAAGTATGTAAAAATTTAGATCTTAAACCTGCGCCTGTTTCAAATCAGGTTATCCAAAGAGATCGTTATGCACAAGTGATTTCAGCTATTGCGATTTTGGCTTCATCGTGCGAGCAAATTGCTGTTGCGATAAGACATTTTCAAAGAACAGAAGTGTATGAGGCTGAAGAGTATTTTAGCGCAGGACAAAAAGGAAGCTCGGCTATGCCACATAAAAGAAATCCGGTTCTAAGTGAAAATATTACAGGGCTTTGTCGCGTGCTTAGATCTTTTGTAACTCCTGCTTTGGAAAATGTAGCTTTATGGCATGAAAGAGATATATCGCATTCAAGTGTTGAAAGATTTATCTTGCCTGATGCTTTTGTTACAGCTGATTTTATGCTTATGCGTCTTACAAATTTGATCGATAAGCTTTTGGTTTATCCTGAAAATATGATGAAAAATCTAAATCTTACAGGTGGACTTGTATTTTCACAACGCGTTTTATTGGAGCTTCCGTTTAAGGGCATTAGCCGTGAAGAAGCTTATAAAATAGTCCAAAGAAATGCGATGAAAGTTTGGGCTGATTTACAAAATGGCAAAGCTGCTATTAATGAAAAAAATGAAAGCTTATTTTTACTTGCGCTTTTAGCTGATGAAGATTTGAGAAAAAGCTTGAGCGAAGAAGATATAAGAAGATGTTTTGATTATAATTATTACACAAAAAATGTTGATGCAATCTTTGCAAGAACTTTTAAGTAAGGACAAGGAAAATAATGAAGGTTATTAAAAGAAATGGTCGCACAGAAGAATTGGATGTTTCTAAGATCAAAAAATGCACCTTTGATGCTATAAAAGATTTAGAAGGCGTTAATCTGAGCGAACTCGAACTTGATGCTAAAATTCAATTTCGAGATGGAATTTCAACCGAAGAAATTCAAAAAACACTGATTAAAACCGCTGTAGATAAAATCGATATCGATTGTCCAAACTGGACCTTTGTTGCGGCTAGACTTTTCTTATTTGACTTGTACAAAAAAGTAAATGGAATGAATCGCTACAGCCATTTGCGTGATTATTTTGAAAAGGGTGAAAAAGAAGGTAGAATTTTACTTGGGCTTAAAGAAAAATACGATTTAGATGATTTAAATGATTATATTAAGCCTGAACGCGATATGCAGTTTACTTATCTTGGCATTAAAACTCTATACGATAGATACTTGATTAAAGATAGCAAGGGTATGCCTATAGAGCTTCCTCAGCAAATGTTTATGGCTATTGCTATGTTTTTAGCACAAAATGAATTCAATCCTCAAGAATGGGCAAAGAAATTTTATGATCTTATCTCTAAATTTGAACTCATGCTTGCAACTCCTACTTTATCAAACGCAAGAACAACGCGTCATCAGCTCAGCTCTTGTTATATAGGTTCAACTCCTGATAATATCGAGGGAATTTTTGATTCTTATCAAGAAATGGCATTATTGTCTAAATTTGGTGGAGGCATAGGCTGGGATTGGTCTAAAGTGCGTGCAATGGGTGGAAGCATAGACGGACATAAAAACGCTGCAGGGGGCATCATTCCTTTTTTAAAAATCACAAATGATATAGCCGTGGCTGTGGATCAGCTTGGCACAAGAAAGGGTGCGATTGCTGTTTATATCGAACCTTGGCATATGGATATAAGTGATTTTATCGATTTGCGTAAAAATTCAGGCGAAGAAAGACGCCGTGCACATGAGCTTTTCCCTGCTTTGTGGATTAACGATCTTTTTATGAAAAGAGTTAGAGCAAACGATAAATGGACTCTTTTTGATCCTGCGGATACACAAGATTTGTGTGATTTATACGGGGAAGCTTTTGAAAAGCGTTATGAAGAGTATGAAAAAGATGAAAGCATAGTTAAAGAAATAGTAGAAGCAAAGGAACTTTGGAAAAAGATTTTGCTTAATTATTTTGAAACAGGTTTGCCTTTTTTATGTTTTAAAGATAATGCAAATAAAGCCAACCCAAATGCGCATGTAGGAATCATCAGAAGCTCAAATTTATGTACAGAAATTTTTCAAAATACAGAACCAAATTATTACAAGATTAAAGTTATATTTGAAAATGGCGATGAAAAACATTTTGATGAAGAAGAACGCGTTATTATCGATGGGGGATATGAAAAGCCTGCTAAGAAAATTTCAACGCTTGATAGCTTTAATGGAAACAAAGTCTATATCGTAGAAAAATATAAAAGTGATGGAAAAACTGCAGTTTGTAACCTAGCCAGTATCAATCTTAGCAAGGTATATACCAAAGAAGATATAGAACGCGTGGTGCCAACTGCCATTCGTAT
It contains:
- a CDS encoding Putative ribosomal pseudouridine synthase; this translates as MENLKININEAQKLIDKKRLFCNGILVEEKNKILQGNVELIVYENNPKGVEIVFENEDFAVLEKESGILSHPNGRHCKYSLSDEIWHLWGKEACVAHRLDKETSGLILVAKHKKAQIELKGLFEKKQIQKEYLALASGEIKANFTVDQAMDLTKDYDDVKTRMQICENGKKAITEFEVLSFYPKINATLLLCKPLTGRQHQIRVHLFYKNHKILGDPLYGLEKKDIEKILDEKMDIEERIKLSGAKRLCLHSYRLKFNYNGENFDIFSKKGIEKILAVF
- a CDS encoding Fumarylacetoacetate hydrolase family protein, translating into MKFVNFKLDQKATLGVLNSDGKVVKLSDLDINVRDMNELIINFEELKHKLKDLDSKTAYEIPKEDYLAPIIEPRQDIICLGINFLDHAKESAKFKGEKFEEREYPVYFGKRCNQATAPFGSISLHADVTSQLDYECELAFVLSKDAYKIKAEDAKDYIFGYTIINEISARDLQKRHKQFYRAKSLEGSTIMGPYITSVDEIAYPPELHLQSYVNKELRQNSNTKFFIFDIGYVLEELSSGMLLKAGTIISMGTPSGVGMGLNPPVFLKKGDEVRCVIENLGEICNTIS
- a CDS encoding small hydrophobic protein; translated protein: MEFLELLLVLIALILIIKKPEKENLAFGLVIVAWLLMVFFYVGHKTGALLTIMNL
- a CDS encoding Adenylosuccinate lyase, with the translated sequence MVERYSREIMAKKWDMQAKYDAWLKVELAAVKAWNKLGLINDTDCEKILKNAKFDIARIDEIEKTTKHDVIAFLTSVSESLGEESRFVHYAMTSSDCIDTAVALQIKESLDLILEDVSLLLEVIKKRALEHKNTLMVGRSHGIHGEPITFGLVLAIWYDEILHAKELLEHAREVISYGKISGAMGNFAHAPLEFEEEVCKNLDLKPAPVSNQVIQRDRYAQVISAIAILASSCEQIAVAIRHFQRTEVYEAEEYFSAGQKGSSAMPHKRNPVLSENITGLCRVLRSFVTPALENVALWHERDISHSSVERFILPDAFVTADFMLMRLTNLIDKLLVYPENMMKNLNLTGGLVFSQRVLLELPFKGISREEAYKIVQRNAMKVWADLQNGKAAINEKNESLFLLALLADEDLRKSLSEEDIRRCFDYNYYTKNVDAIFARTFK
- a CDS encoding Putative ATP /GTP binding protein, producing the protein MNEINKTKNFYTLMCLAGFLIILLPVGIANFVFGYMLGDSPCTLCWGQREAMIFIGVIALFIVRYGMKGKYLAALLIMTAVGLYQSFAHYGNHAHRDLDQGFGLAVFGIHTYFWAEVVFWAVVLLLGVMFAFAPKFGSFDKELNGEKFRKFTKFSFAAVLISTLIVASNVFQAFVSTGIPPYVGQGDPVRFSLNPKYIIWSTEGWNDLWQNISFLGKRDVKAPDYAFAPASEKLGIKFDNDTNNSPFVEIDDELKIINEQTINFDKAINTLDYINDEFVASSKWDVAFLDNNFSTKEGFELDPYFSATIDPIIGIIPYKENKFLLMGSNKSFLRFAKNPNADEALQYADFVKGNDRFEGQGKDLGRGRLDTVRAKFNHVASMTTDDHYLYLATVPNNKDSKTFVISKISLKDLVLSAEFTPKAELKEGKTLGDLYITSMTFKDDEIYALSKNHNVIAIIDPAKEEVVKTIAFPSSITNARSIFFKDRKIHILSYQDGANKLYTLK
- a CDS encoding Ribonucleotide reductase of class Ia (aerobic), alpha subunit, whose product is MKVIKRNGRTEELDVSKIKKCTFDAIKDLEGVNLSELELDAKIQFRDGISTEEIQKTLIKTAVDKIDIDCPNWTFVAARLFLFDLYKKVNGMNRYSHLRDYFEKGEKEGRILLGLKEKYDLDDLNDYIKPERDMQFTYLGIKTLYDRYLIKDSKGMPIELPQQMFMAIAMFLAQNEFNPQEWAKKFYDLISKFELMLATPTLSNARTTRHQLSSCYIGSTPDNIEGIFDSYQEMALLSKFGGGIGWDWSKVRAMGGSIDGHKNAAGGIIPFLKITNDIAVAVDQLGTRKGAIAVYIEPWHMDISDFIDLRKNSGEERRRAHELFPALWINDLFMKRVRANDKWTLFDPADTQDLCDLYGEAFEKRYEEYEKDESIVKEIVEAKELWKKILLNYFETGLPFLCFKDNANKANPNAHVGIIRSSNLCTEIFQNTEPNYYKIKVIFENGDEKHFDEEERVIIDGGYEKPAKKISTLDSFNGNKVYIVEKYKSDGKTAVCNLASINLSKVYTKEDIERVVPTAIRMLDNVIDLNFYPHRKVKDTNLKSRAIGLGVMGEAQMLAEARIHWGSDEHLNKIDEIMEKISYEAINASSNLAIEKGSYPDFEGSNWSKGIFPIDVASEKAKALTLREGLFNQSECDWDKLREKVKKDGMRNGYLMAIAPTSSISILVGTTQTIEPVYKRKWFEQNLSGMIPVVVPNLNLETWQYYTPAYELDQRILVKAAAVRGKWIDQGQSLNIFMSLDKASGGYLNDIYQLAWELGVKSTYYLRSESPDSEKINVADRSVECEGCQ